The Humulus lupulus chromosome 3, drHumLupu1.1, whole genome shotgun sequence genome window below encodes:
- the LOC133821746 gene encoding receptor-like kinase TMK4 yields MKFSQWTPKASTSRFFLILGATISVAVAAVDNDNAVMSSLLEAISPSPTGWSHSAHHCSKWTGVNCSSSGRVTTISLANLSLMGTLPSNLASLSELTHFNLKGNRFSGPLPSFANLSFLQEIFLDYNNFTSVPSHCFQGLTSLMVLTMDQNRNLAQWDFPIELTGSPSLVNLSMVSCNVRGTLPDIFGSFPNLHGLTLSHNYLTGVLPPSFAESGMQKLMLDNQKTKLVGTINVVSNMTKLSQVWLSGNYFSGQIPDLSKLDTLFDLQLQDNQFTGVVPSSLISIRSLRSVSLKNNLLQGPQPLFPPYVTIVDVVGIDSYCRDTPGRCDRQVEVLLEVARDLGYPSVLAKNWRGNDVCKDWTYVGCDSQGNITKVNFHKRHLDGRISPAFANLTELHKLWLNNNNLTGPIPESLTLLPHLQILNVSYNNLSGTVPKFQSTVDLITAGNPLMGNYTSSLKHNNETLSNGTPPVMPGINLCIAADVTGGELNIVPVKAVKGNRREFKLQQLLQLG; encoded by the exons ATGAAATTCTCTCAATGGACTCCTAAAGCTTCCACTTCCCGATTCTTTCTCATCCTCGGCGCCACCATCTCCGTCGCCGTCGCTGCCGTAGACAACGACAACGCCGTGATGTCGAGCCTCCTCGAGGCCATATCTCCTTCCCCAACCGGCTGGTCTCACTCTGCTCACCATTGCTCCAAATGGACAGGCGTAAACTGTAGCTCCTCCGGCCGAGTCACCACCATCAGCTTAGCCAATCTCTCTCTAATGGGAACTCTCCCTTCCAATCTCGCTTCTCTCTCTGAACTAACTCACTTCAATCTCAAAGGCAACCGCTTCTCTGGGCCATTGCCTTCCTTCGCCAACCTTTCTTTTCTCCAAGAAATCTTCCTTGACTACAACAATTTCACGTCCGTACCCTCTCATTGTTTCCAAGGACTCACCAGTTTGATGGTCTTGACTATGGATCAAAATCGCAATCTCGCCCAGTGGGATTTTCCCATTGAGCTTACTGGATCTCCAAGCTTGGTTAATCTAAGCATGGTCAGTTGTAATGTAAGGGGTACCTTACCAGACATCTTCGGTTCTTTCCCGAACTTGCATGGTTTGACTCTTTCTCACAATTATCTCACTGGGGTTTTGCCTCCGAGCTTCGCTGAATCTGGGATGCAGAAACTCATGCTCGACAATCAGAAAACTAAACTAGTAGGTACAATCAACGTAGTATCGAACATGACCAAGTTGTCCCAAGTCTGGCTTTCTGGCAACTATTTCTCTGGTCAAATCCCGGACCTGTCAAAGCTAGACACCCTTTTCGATCTACAACTCCAGGATAACCAATTCACTGGCGTTGTTCCAAGCTCATTGATATCGATCAGGAGCTTACGAAGTGTGTCTTTGAAGAACAATCTGTTGCAGGGTCCTCAACCTTTGTTCCCTCCCTACGTAACCATTGTTGATGTTGTGGGGATCGATAGCTATTGTAGGGACACTCCTGGTCGTTGCGATAGGCAGGTAGAGGTGTTGCTTGAGGTTGCCAGAGATTTGGGGTACCCTTCAGTGCTCGCTAAAAATTGGCGAGGGAATGATGTTTGCAAAGACTGGACTTACGTTGGTTGCGATTCGCAAGGAAACATTACGAAGGTGAATTTTCACAAGCGGCATTTGGATGGGAGGATCTCCCCTGCTTTTGCCAATCTTACAGAGTTGCATAAGTTGTGGTTGAATAACAATAACTTGACCGGTCCCATTCCAGAGAGCTTAACACTCTTGCCTCATCTCCAGATTCTTAATGTTTCTTATAACAATCTTAGTGGAACAGTTCCAAAGTTTCAATCCACGGTGGATTTAATTACTGCTGGTAATCCACTAATGGGGAATTATACTTCTAGCTTGAAGCATAATAATGAGACTTTATCGAATGGTACTCCTCCGGTTATGCCTGGTATAAATCTTTGCATAGCTGCTGATGtcactg GAGGAGAACTGAACATCGTTCCAGTTAAAGCAGTAAAAG GAAACAGAAGAGAATTCAAG CTGCAACAGCTGTTGCAATTGGGCTAA
- the LOC133821908 gene encoding rust resistance kinase Lr10-like: MIMLLFCLKKFPIKKLIFFWKKQNPAHRNIETFLRNCGPLQVRRYSFSEVKKMTNSFKEKLGQGGFGSVYKGKLHDGSLIAVKVLNESKTTNGEDFINEVATISRTSHVNIVSLLGFCFDGAKKALIYEFLVNGSLEKFVFDENSIENDYNLDWETYYQISLGIARGLEYLHRGCNTRILHFDIKPHNILLDAEFVPKISDFGLAKICSRQESLSSMLGPRGTIGYIAPEIFSRNFGVISYKSDVYSYGMMVLEIVGGRQNVNVQDNNTSEIYFPHWVYRRLELDEEVSLKRISDEEDKRKVKKMIIVSLWCVQADPANRPTMSKVIEMLEGSVDSLQVPPSPFLSSSSTSLSAEFSSSTFL; encoded by the coding sequence ATGATAATGCTGCTCTTCTGCCTAAAGAAGTttccaataaaaaaattaatcttcTTCTGGAAGAAGCAGAATCCTGCTCATCGAAACATTGAGACTTTTCTAAGGAACTGTGGGCCACTCCAAGTTAGAAGATATAGCTTTTCTGAGGTTAAGAAAATGACCAACTCCTTCAAAGAAAAATTAGGCCAAGGAGGTTTTGGTAGTGTCTACAAAGGAAAGTTACATGACGGCTCTCTTATTGCTGTGAAGGTGTTAAATGAATCAAAGACCACTAATGGAGAAGATTTCATCAATGAGGTGGCAACCATTAGCAGAACTTCTCATGTCAACATTGTCTCTTTATTGGGTTTTTGTTTTGATGGTGCAAAAAAAGCTCTCATTTATGAGTTCCTGGTTAATGGATCTCTTGAGAAATTCGTTTTCGATGAAAACTCAATCGAAAATGACTACAACTTGGATTGGGAAACATACTACCAGATTTCACTTGGCATTGCTAGGGGATTAGAGTACTTGCATCGCGGTTGCAACACAAGGATCTTGCATTTCGATATCAAGCCTCACAATATTCTTCTTGATGCAGAATTTGTGCCCAAAATCTCAGATTTTGGCCTGGCTAAGATTTGTAGCAGACAGGAAAGTCTAAGCTCTATGTTGGGTCCAAGAGGGACTATTGGATACATTGCTCCTGAAATCTTTAGTAGAAACTTTGGAGTGATTTCGTACAAGTCTGATGTCTATAGTTATGGAATgatggtcttagaaatagttggtgGAAGACAAAATGTCAATGTCCAAGATAATAATACtagtgaaatatattttccaCATTGGGTTTATAGACGACTCGAATTGGACGAAGAAGTTAGCCTGAAGAGAATTAGTGATGAAGAAGATAAAAGAAAAGTGAAGAAGATGATAATTGTGAGCTTGTGGTGTGTGCAAGCTGACCCTGCAAACAGACCAACCATGAGCAAAGTGATAGAAATGTTGGAAGGGAGTGTTGATTCCTTGCAAGTACCACCCAGTCCTTTCTTGTCTTCTAGTTCAACTTCACTTTCTGCTGAGTTTTCTAGCAGTACATTTTTATAG